The following coding sequences are from one Dama dama isolate Ldn47 chromosome 8, ASM3311817v1, whole genome shotgun sequence window:
- the FAM229A gene encoding protein FAM229A, protein MQPSPSTPGPGRAADTCPAPPGPERPPAARARAAASSLGPASASGRAPRGLDMSAQEPPQGRRFPIEAGDSPGLAAAPESQDSPEPVATEHNPVRPLRRCPGCHCLTLLHVPIDVYLAMGGSPRARAT, encoded by the exons ATGCAGCCCTCCCCCTCGACGCCCGGGCCGGGACGCGCCGCAGACACCTGCCCGGCTCCGCCCGGACCGGAGCGTCCTCCCGCGGCCAGGGCTCGGGCAGCTGCTTCCAGCCTGGGACCGGCCTCGGCCTCCGGCAG AGCGCCCCGGGGCCTGGACATGAGTGCCCAGGAGCCCCCGCAGGGTCGGAGATTCCCCATTGAGGCCGGAGACTCCCCTGGCCTTGCCGCCGCCCCCGAGTCCCAGGACAGCCCGGAGCCAGTAGCTACGGAGCACAACCCAGTCAG GCCGCTTCGACGCTGCCCCGGCTGCCACTGCCTGACGCTGCTGCACGTGCCCATCGACGTCTACCTGGCCATGGGCGGGAGCCCCCGGGCCCGCGCCACCTGA
- the TSSK3 gene encoding testis-specific serine/threonine-protein kinase 3, giving the protein MEDFLLSNGYQLGKTIGEGTYSKVKEAVSKKHQRKVAIKIIDKMGGPEEFIQRFLPRELQIVRTLDHKNIIQVYEMLESADGKIYLVMELAEGGDVFDCVLNGGPLPESRAKALFRQMVEAIRYCHGCGVAHRDLKCENALLQGFNLKLTDFGFAKVLPKSRRELSQTFCGSTAYAAPEVLQGIPHDSKKGDIWSMGVVLYVMLCASLPFDDTDIPKMLWQQQKGVSFPTHLGISAECQDLLKRLLEPDMILRPSIEEVSWHPWLASTS; this is encoded by the exons ATGGAGGACTTTCTGCTCTCCAATGGGTACCAGCTGGGCAAGACCATTGGGGAAGGGACCTACTCAAAAGTCAAAGAAGCAGTTTCCAAAAAACACCAAAGAAAAGTGGCAATTAAAATTATAGACAAGATGGGAGGGCCAGAAG aaTTTATCCAGAGATTCCTGCCTCGGGAGCTCCAGATTGTCCGTACCCTGGACCACAAGAACATCATCCAAGTGTATGAGATGCTGGAGTCTGCCGACGGGAAAATCTACCTGGTGATGGAGCTGGCTGAAGGAGGGGATGTCTTTGACTGTGTGCTGAATGGGGGGCCACTGCCCGAGAGCCGGGCCAAGGCCCTCTTCCGTCAGATGGTCGAGGCCATCCGCTACTGCCATGGCTGTGGCGTGGCCCACCGGGACCTCAAGTGTGAGAACGCCTTGTTGCAGGGCTTCAACCTGAAGCTGACAGACTTTGGCTTTGCCAAGGTGTTGCCCAAATCACGCCGGGAGCTGAGCCAGACCTTCTGCGGCAGCACCGCCTACGCTGCCCCCGAGGTGCTGCAGGGTATTCCACACGACAGCAAGAAGGGTGACATCTGGAGCATGGGCGTGGTCCTGTACGTCATGCTCTGTGCCAGCCTACCTTTTGACGACACAGACATCCCCAAGATGCTGTGGCAGCAGCAGAAGGGGGTGTCCTTCCCCACTCATCTGGGCATCTCGGCCGAATGCCAGGACTTGCTCAAGCGGCTCCTGGAACCAGACATGATTCTCCGGCCTTCAATTGAAGAAGTTAGTTGGCATCCATGGCTAGCAAGCACTTCATAA